Proteins co-encoded in one Bemisia tabaci chromosome 9, PGI_BMITA_v3 genomic window:
- the LOC140225447 gene encoding uncharacterized protein — protein sequence MADLSKSMHIIFSPILPRYDREELNKKICVINTTIKGQLHVSPTLNRLNVSKENFTEEMFETSGYLLNDRGKEMLAAQIEGQLKSVLSERTETAIVSTIKHEEVGKTTLSKPLRVEGCINGRQVDILLDTGSGINVVNLKVVNQNSITSVDNLELLTASGDTFEPIGETTVDIKLKNVNLLQCAFVAKELPASILLGVPFFEHFKAKIDFNTKTVSLTRNVQETVEIPFSQDYGSSELQSFSIRRTHARPKILVSICDVKKNRHLSSDAETPGTPNDLVEMQDAPSVPNKVIKIRESVIFNPNEVKSVPVYITGEFNSRKITIKPVRHRISQKLDLLTSNLDNNLNEVILRNKNLHKLILYQDAIVGSVKAGNKPEMILKPFPHWEDLKLIQVNQNLSLDDRHKVYQILSDFHDVFLFPGQQLQGGCVNYEPIKIQLEKEEMIYKPPYRLSHKELMWLQKEVERLKECGIVEESDSPYGSPALLIPKGDEFRLVQDFRVLNTLVKKVRFPLPNLESTLMAITSCKMASKLDASHGYWQLKLDENSKKYTGFSLPFAHLCFKVLPQGYANAPAEFQNMIYKMLAGLLYNRVLPYVDDLYPIGTDLNDMLTSLRLCLQRCRKFNLKLNYAKCQIGCEEISVFGYRLTRDGLEIDPEKIQGITNYERPNSVNKVRKLLGLVSYYRRFIKNASIICKPLYDLVKKENSPFQWNDEAEEAFMKIKSLLTSAPVLACFDPELDIQLEVDSCKFGTGAVLSVIIDENTIKPVCYYSCLFSPAEQRYSITELELNGLVKATSRFRPYIYGKKVRVITDHSALKQYTKLQNNSNRLARLAIKLSDYDLDIRYKSGGIIKNTDALSRSIPGAEELNFIATLMLNDIPEQQAKDEEFSVMIAALRNPDKVTSKERKKSRQFFIAEDGKLYKKKYGPEGRDRLLCLPKALRPKVLKAFHDDIESSHPGIFKTVQKICSRFFWADLRKDVVNWVKSCQTCQLTKHRNTLVAGKMTSTKIEPYPFRRIAVDVAGPFRASTSRKCYIVCAIDYFTKFMHAEAVTYNNATTIGNFLYKLNLMFGPIQMVHSDCGASIIADSVKSMLTKMGCGMKTNCPYSPMTSGQVEITFKLIKTIIKQYVDKNQRNWDIFVPIATAALNRHVHMSTGKSPFELLFGVRPTHPIDFMFGTLPPPIPLEKRITRMEEIRQKAMTAILKAQARQRKTHNEKKRHMELEIGSEVLLFHPAVKPGVMKKLSIQYRGPYIITKKITDSIYEINQGSEQHPKLKKIKIDRLRPYLNPEKLRANVYSILASKIIKQHRRGTCGVNRVRKKRKTQTQHIAKLSSENRSARTSVLTIEPRPGKVSLDQYVIPQVISALANKEQIPPPSESQMEANLHEEYKKIFRECKPNDIALTPKNYKNRFDLALYLEELQAAKNLRGYALRDVPLLETTEYMAVQVPGLREEKSVLNIGDKVRVTLTKFPDQAYYGVVKQIRNETTEIDLPASFFFNYSDGDRASVTFMLNRYPFKSAHRALQQSENMDREALFPSKNTLVPKNFNDPIKWINPKIENNPEQATAIKSILRVSSVQPLIIFGPPGTAKTATIVEAINQLYDRANDTNTKILVCAPSNSVVDNITVSLLKHISATQLLRLYPVNRKITSIPEEILKAQCYNKNLKNEVVNFKAHQLRKHTILATTLVGAGKLVSAGLGTSPHFTHIFVDEASLAIEPEILIPWAGLANAGKNPTRIILAGDPFQLSPVIMSNWATNFGLGTSLLERLMKLQIYSSNNGYHPNNAVKLIRNYRSHKTIINLPNKLFYGGELIAEGQSKIITAAIGSNWLPNKNHPVVFHNVTGKEKQDELSKSYYNMDETDVIVSYLHKLLTTPGLKNKVITQENIGVITPYRGQIHKITQKLIENNWSKIVVGTVEQFQGMEKLVVIISTVRSKRANAQKTSLGFLKDPKRFNVMLTRARALNIIVGNANLLTTNACWAQFINQCKQENAWQGEKY from the coding sequence ATGGCAGACCTATCGAAAAGTatgcatattattttttcaccaATACTGCCGAGATATGACAGagaagaattaaataaaaaaatatgtgtaatAAATACGACCATAAAGGGACAATTACATGTAAGTCCTACACTAAACAGACTTAATGTgtctaaagaaaatttcacggaagaaATGTTTGAAACGAGCGGTTATTTGTTGAACGATAGGGGCAAGGAAATGTTGGCTGCGCAAATAGAAGGCCAGTTGAAATCAGTTCTGAGCGAAAGAACTGAAACTGCGATTGTAAGCACAATAAAACATGAAGAAGTAGGTAAGACAACGTTAAGCAAACCTTTAAGAGTGGAGGGTTGCATAAACGGCCGGCAAGTAGATATTCTTCTCGACACCGGGAGTGGGATAAATGTCGTGAACTTAAAAGTGGTAAATCAGAATTCAATAACATCGGTGGATAATCTAGAATTATTAACTGCATCAGGTGATACCTTTGAACCAATAGGGGAAACTACCGTAgacataaaactaaaaaatgtaaatttactgCAGTGTGCATTTGTAGCTAAGGAACTTCCGGCATCAATATTATTAGGGGTGCCATTTTTTGAACACTTCAAAGCAAAAATTGACTTCAATACAAAAACAGTATCTTTAACAAGAAATGTGCAGGAAACAGTAGAAATTCCCTTCTCCCAAGACTATGGCAGTTCGGAGTTGCAAAGTTTCTCCATCAGAAGAACACATGCGAGACCAAAAATATTAGTAAGCATTTGCGATGTAAAGAAAAATCGTCATTTGTCTTCTGATGCAGAAACTCCTGGGACCCCGAATGACTTGGTAGAGATGCAGGATGCACCATCGGTACCCAATAAGGTGATCAAAATAAGAGAGTCTGTAATATTCAATCCTAATGAAGTGAAATCGGTACCTGTTTACATTACGGGAGAATTCAATTCTAGGAAAATCACGATAAAACCAGTACGGCACAGAATCAGTCAAAAACTGGACCTCTTAACGAGCAATTTAGACAACAATTTGAATGAAGTAATATTAAGGAACAAAAACCTACACAAATTGATCTTATATCAGGATGCAATAGTGGGATCGGTAAAGGCAGGAAATAAACCTGAAATGATCTTGAAGCCATTTCCACATTGGGAGGACTTGAAGCTCATACAGGTAAACCAAAACTTATCATTAGACGATCGTCATAAGGTGTATCAGATACTCTCAGACTTTCACGATGTGTTTTTGTTCCCGGGGCAACAGCTACAGGGAGGATGTGTTAATTATGAACCGATAAAAATACAACTGGAGAAAGAAGAGATGATTTATAAACCTCCCTATAGACTGTCACATAAAGAATTAATGTGGCTCCAAAAAGAAGTAGAGCGATTGAAAGAATGCGGAATAGTGGAGGAGTCTGATTCTCCGTATGGATCACCTGCCTTACTGATACCCAAAGGCGATGAATTCAGATTAGTACAAGATTTTAGAGTCCTAAATACATTAGTCAAAAAGGTCCGCTTTCCACTGCCAAATCTTGAAAGCACACTAATGGCAATCACATCTTGTAAAATGGCTAGTAAACTAGATGCTTCTCATGGATATTGGCAATTAAAATTAGACGAAAATAGTAAAAAGTATACAGGTTTTAGCTTGCCCTTTGCCCATCTATGTTTTAAGGTGTTGCCTCAAGGATACGCAAATGCACCCGCGGAATTTCAAAATATGATATATAAAATGTTGGCAGGTCTGCTGTATAATAGGGTATTACCCTACGTTGATGATTTATATCCAATAGGCACAGATTTAAATGACATGCTAACTAGCCTGAGGCTTTGTTTGCAAAGATGTagaaaatttaatcttaaattaAACTATGCGAAATGTCAAATCGGATGTGAGGAAATATCGGTATTCGGATACCGCCTCACGAGAGACGGCTTAGAAATTGAtcctgaaaaaattcaaggaataacTAATTATGAAAGACCCAACTCCGTAAATAAAGTTAGAAAGTTGTTAGGATTGGTATCATACTATAGACGCTTCATAAAAAATGCAAGCATAATATGTAAACCTCTTTATGActtagtaaaaaaagaaaacagccCATTTCAGTGGAACGATGAAGCTGAAGAagctttcatgaaaattaaatctCTGTTAACTAGCGCTCCAGTTCTAGCGTGCTTTGACCCGGAACTAGACATCCAACTCGAAGTTGATTCTTGCAAGTTTGGGACTGGGGCTGTATTATCAGTAATTATTGATGAGAACACAATTAAACCAGTATGTTATTATTCATGCTTGTTCAGCCCGGCTGAGCAAAGGTATTCTATTACAGAGTTAGAATTAAATGGTCTCGTTAAAGCGACATCTAGGTTCCGTCCTTACATTTACGGGAAGAAAGTGAGGGTAATTACTGATCATTCGGCCTTAAAACAGTACACGAAATTGCAGAACAACAGTAATCGTTTGGCGAGATTGGCAATAAAATTATCAGACTATGATCTGGACATAAGGTACAAAAGTGgtggaataattaaaaatactgATGCACTTTCAAGATCAATACCAGGGGCAGAGGAACTAAATTTCATTGCAACTTTAATGCTTAACGACATACCGGAGCAACAGGCTAAAGACGAGGAATTCTCAGTAATGATTGCAGCGCTCAGAAATCCTGACAAAGTAACgtcaaaagagagaaagaaaagtagACAGTTCTTCATTGCAGAAGACGGAAAACTGTATAAAAAGAAATATGGGCCAGAGGGAAGAGATAGACTTTTATGCCTACCAAAAGCTCTTCGACCTAAAGTTTTGAAAGCTTTCCATGATGATATTGAAAGTTCGCATCCAGGTATTTTTAAGACGGTCCAGAAGATTTGTAGCAGGTTTTTCTGGGCTGATTTAAGAAAGGATGTAGTAAATTGGGTTAAATCTTGCCAAACATGTCAACTTACGAAACACAGAAACACTCTAGTAGCGGGGAAAATGACATCCACAAAAATTGAACCCTACCCTTTTCGGAGAATTGCGGTGGATGTAGCAGGCCCATTCAGGGCAAGCACCTCACGAAAATGTTACATAGTCTGTGCAATTGATTACTTTACTAAATTCATGCATGCGGAGGCTGTTACTTATAATAACGCTACAACAATAGGAAACTTCTTATATAAATTGAATTTAATGTTCGGCCCTATTCAAATGGTACACTCTGATTGCGGAGCATCCATTATTGCAGACTCTGTAAAGAGCATGCTAACAAAAATGGGCTGCGGGATGAAAACAAACTGTCCATATTCACCGATGACATCAGGGCAAGTGGAAAttacatttaaattaattaaaaccaTAATTAAACAATACGTGGACAAAAACCAAAGAAATTGGGATATTTTTGTCCCGATCGCAACAGCAGCATTGAATAGACATGTGCATATGTCAACGGGTAAATCACCGTTTGAATTACTTTTTGGAGTGAGACCGACGCACCCGATTGATTTCATGTTTGGGACCTTACCTCCTCCCATTCCATTGGAAAAACGCATAACTCGAATGGAAGAAATACGCCAAAAGGCAATGACAGCAATACTCAAAGCGCAAGCGAGACAAAGAAAAACtcataatgaaaaaaagaggcatATGGAACTAGAAATAGGGAGTGAAGTGTTACTTTTCCATCCAGCGGTCAAACCTGGAGTAATGAAAAAACTGTCCATTCAATACCGAGGTCCATAcataattacaaagaaaataacaGACTCAATTTATGAAATCAATCAAGGTTCAGAACAACAcccaaaattaaagaaaataaagattGATCGGTTGCGTCCATATCTCAATCCAGAAAAATTAAGAGCGAATGTCTACTCAATATTAgcatcaaaaataataaaacaacaCAGGAGAGGCACGTGCGGGGTAAACAGAgtgaggaagaagaggaaaacaCAAACTCAGCACATAGCCAAGTTGTCATCGGAGAATAGGTCAGCGAGAACATCAGTGTTAACAATTGAGCCTCGACCGGGGAAAGTGTCATTGGATCAGTATGTTATTCCTCAAGTAATTTCAGCTCTTGCTAACAAAGAACAAATCCCCCCTCCCTCAGAGTCACAGATGGAGGCAAATTTGCATGAGGAGTACAAGAAAATCTTCCGAGAATGTAAACCAAACGACATCGCTTTAAcaccaaaaaattacaaaaacagaTTTGACTTAGCACTGTATTTGGAAGAACTCCAAGCAGCCAAAAATTTGAGAGGTTATGCATTGAGAGATGTTCCGCTTTTGGAGACGACTGAATACATGGCAGTCCAGGTGCCAGgacttagagaagaaaaatcagtattaAATATAGGAGATAAAGTTAGAGTTACGTTAACAAAATTCCCGGACCAGGCTTACTATGGAgtggtaaaacaaattagaaatgaaACAACAGAGATTGATTTACCGGCTTCattctttttcaattattcagaTGGCGATAGAGCGAGTGTCACGTTCATGCTAAATCGCTATCCCTTTAAAAGTGCTCATAGAGCCTTACAGCAGTCGGAAAATATGGATAGGGAGGCactatttccttcaaaaaatacacTAGTgcccaaaaattttaatgaccCAATAAAGTGGATtaatccaaaaattgaaaataacccAGAGCAGGCAACTGCAATAAAGAGTATATTAAGAGTTTCGTCAGTTCAACCGTTGATCATTTTTGGCCCACCGGGGACGGCAAAAACTGCAACAATAGTAGAGGCAATCAATCAACTATATGATCGAGCCAATGACACTAACACTAAAATACTGGTTTGCGCTCCATCAAATTCAGTGGTAGATAACATTACAGTATCATTGCTAAAACATATTTCTGCCACACAGCTATTGCGCCTTTACCCAGTCAACAGAAAAATAACGTCAATtcctgaagaaattttgaaggcacaatgttacaataaaaatcttaaaaatgagGTGGTAAATTTTAAAGCACATCAGCTGAGAAAACATACAATTCTCGCAACAACTCTGGTAGGAGCTGGAAAACTTGTGTCAGCGGGTTTGGGAACGAGCCCACATTTTACACACATCTTTGTGGATGAAGCATCTTTAGCAATTGAACCAGAAATTCTGATTCCATGGGCAGGGTTAGCAAATGCTGGCAAAAATCCGACTCGCATAATCCTAGCGGGGGACCCATTTCAACTATCTCCAGTTATAATGTCAAATTGGGCGACAAACTTTGGGCTGGGAACCTCACTACTGGAAAGATTAATGAAATTACAAATTTATTCTAGCAACAACGGATATCATCCTAATAATGCGGttaaattaattagaaattaccGTTCGCATAAGACCATTATTAATTTACCAAACAAATTATTCTACGGCGGTGAGTTGATTGCGGAAGGTCAAAGTAAAATCATAACGGCAGCAATTGGTTCAAATTGGTTGCCTAATAAAAACCATCCGGTGGTTTTTCATAATGTTACAGGTAAAGAAAAACAAGATGAACTCAGTAAGAGCTACTATAATATGGATGAAACTGATGTAATTGTATCTTATTTACATAAACTATTAACAACGCCAGGGTTGAAAAATAAGGTAATAACACAAGAGAATATAGGGGTCATTACGCCGTATCGAGGTCAGATACataaaatcacacaaaaattaatcgaaaataattggtcaaaaattgtgGTTGGAACAGTGGAACAGTTCCAAGGAATGGAGAAATTGGTAGTCATAATATCAACGGTACGATCAAAAAGAGCAAATGCTCAAAAAACCTCTTTAGGTTTTTTAAAGGACCCTAAACGCTTTAATGTAATGTTAACGAGAGCCAGGGCTTTAAACATAATAGTGGGTAACGCTAACCTACTGACAACCAATGCATGTTGGGCTCAATTCAtaaatcaatgtaaacaagaaaACGCGTGGcaaggagaaaaatattaa
- the LOC140225448 gene encoding sentrin-specific protease-like gives MEMHISNEAMQLLSSQKWLSDEVITAYFELLQQRATSESNLPKIKTLDTYFFTSLRNRGPSAVQGRFKKCNINELELVLIPVHYNNIHWTLVVYDLREGSIYWIDSIPDDKSTELELLRSAGNTLFGDRAWYLAEVDAPSQNNTWACGEFTCAYAESVARRAPFDFETCNLRDQLRLQIVQRKASPFSTGQPYSGVLRNLYRPRQQHPPSACKELEDVWITKQNLIDMRKFLHKTKQRKSRFLLKTGINKVRLYQKDIILILKRLEHN, from the coding sequence ATGGAAATGCACATAAGCAATGAGGCCATGCAGTTGCTATCATCCCAGAAATGGCTCAGCGACGAAGTGATAACAGCGTACTTCGAATTGCTCCAACAAAGGGCGACTAGCGAATCCAACCTCCCTAAGATAAAAACCTTGGACACCTATTTCTTCACATCGCTAAGAAATAGAGGTCCAAGTGCCGTGCAAGGCAGGTTCAAGAAATGCAACATCAATGAACTGGAATTAGTACTCATTCCAGTTCATTACAACAACATTCATTGGACATTGGTGGTGTATGACTTGAGAGAAGGATCAATCTACTGGATTGACAGCATCCCCGATGACAAAAGCACCGAACTGGAACTACTGCGGAGCGCTGGGAACACACTATTTGGAGATAGAGCGTGGTACCTCGCAGAGGTGGACGCCCCTTCTCAAAACAACACCTGGGCATGCGGAGAGTTCACGTGTGCATATGCAGAGTCAGTGGCGCGGAGGGCTCCGTTTGACTTCGAAACTTGCAATCTAAGGGACCAACTGAGGCTACAAATTGTACAACGAAAAGCAAGCCCATTCTCAACCGGACAACCCTACAGTGGAGTTCTACGCAACCTCTACAGACCTCGGCAACAACATCCGCCATCGGCCTGCAAAGAGCTAGAGGATGTGTGGATAACCAAGCAAAATCTCATCGATATGAGAAAATTCCTCCACAAAACTAAACAAAGAAAATCGAGGTTTCTTCTCAAAACGGGGATAAACAAAGTGCGGTTATACCAAAAAGACATTATATTGATTCTGAAACGTTTAGAACATAATTGA
- the LOC109034709 gene encoding uncharacterized protein isoform X2, translating into MNVRLWFFSSGFCVVLILRLAPLAESGVQSFIAGVAANEFWRKYVNDPMDARFTKNFGAELKVTMGDVVVTSVFPTSKTVMRPWHWFYTLWPAMAGPEGKPNIPAKMIRFLPTRKTLFVSVSPQLFNPAIKYQTRVLMNREKKAGHIGLVGVLIAYMMGQNQKLYFNPFFCSAKHYVEYLALGQVTGGRWWQPLYNRLSKRCPVRNLVTSEMLDGST; encoded by the exons ATGAACGTAAGGTTGTGGTTTTTCAGCTCCGGTTTCTGTGTGGTATTAATCCTGCGTTTAGCTCCGCTGGCAG AGAGCGGGGTCCAGTCTTTCATTGCGGGGGTGGCGGCGAACGAGTTTTGGCGGAAGTACGTGAACGATCCGATGGACGCGCGCTTCACGAAGAACTTCGGCGCGGAGCTTAAGGTGACGATGGGCGACGTGGTGGTGACGTCGGTGTTTCCGACCAGCAAGACCGTGATGCGCCCGTGGCACTGGTTCTACACCCTCTGGCCGGCCATGGCTGGGCCGGAGGGCAAGCCGAACATACCGGCCAAGATGATCCGCTTCCTGCCGACGAGGAAAACCCTGTTCGTGAGCGTCAGTCCTCAGCTCTTCAACCCAGCCATCAAGTACCAGACAAGGGTCCTCATGAACCGCGAGAAGAAAGCAG GACACATCGGACTCGTGGGTGTTTTGATCGCTTATATGATGGggcaaaatcaaaaattatacTTCAATCCCTTTTTCTGCAGCGCGAAACACTACGTGGAGTACCTTGCTCTGGGCCAGGTCACGGGAGGGCGTTGGTGGCAACCCCTGTACAACAGACTTAGCAAGAGATGCCCGGTTAGAAACCTGGTAACCTCAGAAATGCTGGACGGATCTACATGA
- the LOC109034709 gene encoding uncharacterized protein isoform X1 — protein MNVRLWFFSSGFCVVLILRLAPLADCSADLVMAGVDYISNRNSNTQKKSGVQSFIAGVAANEFWRKYVNDPMDARFTKNFGAELKVTMGDVVVTSVFPTSKTVMRPWHWFYTLWPAMAGPEGKPNIPAKMIRFLPTRKTLFVSVSPQLFNPAIKYQTRVLMNREKKAGHIGLVGVLIAYMMGQNQKLYFNPFFCSAKHYVEYLALGQVTGGRWWQPLYNRLSKRCPVRNLVTSEMLDGST, from the exons ATGAACGTAAGGTTGTGGTTTTTCAGCTCCGGTTTCTGTGTGGTATTAATCCTGCGTTTAGCTCCGCTGGCAG ACTGTTCTGCTGACTTAGTAATGGCTGGGGTGGATTATATAAGTAATCGAAATTCGAACACACAAAAAA AGAGCGGGGTCCAGTCTTTCATTGCGGGGGTGGCGGCGAACGAGTTTTGGCGGAAGTACGTGAACGATCCGATGGACGCGCGCTTCACGAAGAACTTCGGCGCGGAGCTTAAGGTGACGATGGGCGACGTGGTGGTGACGTCGGTGTTTCCGACCAGCAAGACCGTGATGCGCCCGTGGCACTGGTTCTACACCCTCTGGCCGGCCATGGCTGGGCCGGAGGGCAAGCCGAACATACCGGCCAAGATGATCCGCTTCCTGCCGACGAGGAAAACCCTGTTCGTGAGCGTCAGTCCTCAGCTCTTCAACCCAGCCATCAAGTACCAGACAAGGGTCCTCATGAACCGCGAGAAGAAAGCAG GACACATCGGACTCGTGGGTGTTTTGATCGCTTATATGATGGggcaaaatcaaaaattatacTTCAATCCCTTTTTCTGCAGCGCGAAACACTACGTGGAGTACCTTGCTCTGGGCCAGGTCACGGGAGGGCGTTGGTGGCAACCCCTGTACAACAGACTTAGCAAGAGATGCCCGGTTAGAAACCTGGTAACCTCAGAAATGCTGGACGGATCTACATGA